Proteins encoded together in one Lathyrus oleraceus cultivar Zhongwan6 chromosome 5, CAAS_Psat_ZW6_1.0, whole genome shotgun sequence window:
- the LOC127087296 gene encoding endochitinase PR4, with product MNMMENKSLNMSIATLAIAFFIMIIVPKNVSAQNCGCAEGLCCSQYGYCGDTDAYCGTGCQQGPCKGGNIPPSTPSPSNDVNVADIVTPEFFNSIIDQADSSCAGKSFYSRAAFLDALNSYNQFGRAGSSDDSKREVAAAFAHFTHETGHFCYIEEIDGASKDYCDEKNTDYPCVPNKGYYGRGPIQLSWNYNYGPAGKDNGFDGLNSPETVANDPTVSFKTALWYWMKNVHRVFNQGFGATIRAINGPLECDGANPNTVKARVDYYTQYCSKLGVAPGDNLTC from the exons ATGAATATGATGGAAAACAAGTCATTAAACATGTCAATAGCAACACTTGCTATTGCCTTTTTTATTATGATTATAGTACCAAAGAATGTGAGTGCTCAAAATTGTGGCTGTGCTGAAGGATTGTGTTGCAGCCAATATGGTTATTGTGGAGACACTGATGCATATTGTGGTACAGGGTGCCAACAGGGTCCTTGTAAAGGAGGAAATATTCCACCTAGTACTCCAAGTCCTAGCAATGATGTTAATGTTGCTGACATTGTCACACCAGAGTTTTTCAATAGTATAATTGATCAAGCTGATTCTAGTTGTGCAGGAAAGAGCTTCTACTCAAGAGCTGCTTTTCTTGATGCACTCAATTCTTATAATCAGTTTGGTAGGGCTGGTTCTTCCGATGACTCCAAACGCGAAGTTGCAGCTGCTTTTGCACATTTCACACACGAAACAGGAC ATTTTTGCTATATAGAAGAGATTGATGGTGCATCAAAGGACTACTGTGATGAAAAAAACACAGATTACCCATGTGTCCCTAACAAAGGATACTACGGTCGTGGACCGATTCAATTATCTTGGAACTACAACTACGGACCAGCCGGAAAGGACAACGGTTTTGATGGATTGAACTCTCCTGAAACGGTGGCTAATGATCCTACAGTGTCCTTCAAGACAGCATTATGGTATTGGATGAAAAATGTTCACCGTGTTTTTAACCAGGGCTTTGGTGCAACCATTAGAGCCATTAATGGTCCACTTGAATGCGATGGTGCAAACCCCAACACAGTTAAGGCTCGTGTTGATTACTACACTCAATATTGTAGTAAATTGGGTGTTGCTCCTGGTGATAATCTTACTTGCTAA